The genome window TCGCGCTGTCGAACATCGTTCTGCACGAGGCCGGGCTGCTTGCGGTCACGATCATGGGTGTCGTGATCGCCAACGCCAACCTCGCCTCTTACGAGGAACTGCGCCGCTTCAAAGAACATGCGACGATCCTGCTCGTCTCGGGCGTGTTCATCCTGCTGGCGGCATCGCTCGATTTCGCGGCGCTCGATCAGCTGACCTGGCGCGCGGCGCTGTTCGTGATCGTGGTGCTGTCGGTCGCGCGGCCGGTCGCCGTGCTCGTCTCGCTCGCCACGACGAAACTGCCGTGGCGGGAGCGGATCTTTGTCGCGACGACCGGGCCCCGGGGCGTGGTCCTGATCGCCGTCGCGGGCCTTTTCGGCGAACGGCTGACCGAACTCGGGGTTTCCGACGGTGCGATCATCGGGCCGCTGGCCTTCATCCTCGTGGCCTCGTCGGTCGTGCTGCACGGGTTCACGCTGGCCCCGATCGCGCGTCTTCTGGGGCTGACCGCGGCCGAGACGCCGGGCGTGATCCTCGTCGGCGGATCCTACTGGACGACCGCCTTGGCCGAGACGTTGAAGAAGGCCAAGATCCCGGTCCTCATCACCGATCCGAACCGCGGGCATCTGCGCCGCGCGCGCGAAGCGGGGATCGAGACCTTCTTCGGGGATATCCTGAGCGAGGGTGCCGAGATGCGGATCGAGCTCAACGGCTACAAGATCGTCCTCGCCGCGACGGATAACGACGCCTACAACACGCTCGTCGCGACCGATCTGGCACCGCATTTCGGTCGGGAGAACGTCTATCAGATCGCGCGCGAGAAGAACGGCCATGTGCGTCACGCCCTGCCGTCGACCCTCGGCGGCCGGTCGTTCGTGGACGAGGCGACCTACAACGAACTCAATCGTTTGATGTGGAACGATTGGGGGTTCCGCACCACCCGCCTGACCGAAGAGTATACGTTCGACGACTGGCGCGAACGGCGTCCGAATGCCCGTCTTCTTGCGTGGATCGACACGTCGGGTGAGCCGCATTTCGTCACGGAAGAGGATGAGATCGATGCGGCACCCGGCGTCAGGCTCGTCTCGATGCTGCCGCCCGACGAGATGGAGAAGATCGCGAGCGAACGCCGCGAGACGGACGACGATACCAAATCGAAAGAGGGCTGATCGTTGACGGCGAGCGGCGGAATGGTATGACGCCAGCCGGCAGATCCGAGGATGACAAGATGAACCTGTTTGCGCAGATGCGGGACGATGTGGTCGAGGCGCTTGACGGACTGGTGGCCGACGGTACGCTGCCGGGAGGGCTCGACTTCGCCAACGTGACCGTGGAGCCGCCGCGCGATTCCGCGCATGGCGACATGGCGACGAACGCGGCGATGGTGCTGGCCAAGCCTGCGGGGATGAAGCCCCGCGACATCGCGACCGCGCTGGCCGAGAAGCTCGAGGCGATCGACCGGGTCGAGAGCGCCGAGGTTGCAGGGCCGGGCTTCCTGAACCTCCGTCTCGCCGATGGGGTCTGGGGCGAGATCGTCGCGCGGATCAACGAGGATGCCAATTTCGGACGCTCCGACATGGGTGGAAGTTCACGGGTCAACGTCGAATACGTGAGCGCGAACCCGACGGGGCCGCTGCATGTCGGCCATACCCGCGGCGCGGTCTTCGGAGACGCACTGGCGAACCTGCTGGCTTACACCGGCTGGGATGTGACGCGGGAATACTACATCAACGATGGCGGCGCGCAGGTCGACGTGCTCGCGCGGTCGGTCTATCTGCGGTATCTCGAGGCGCACGGGCAGGAAGTCGCCTTCGCCGACGGGACATACCCGGGCGACTACCTCAAGGAGGTGGGCGCGGCCCTGAAGGACAAGGTTGGCGACGCCTATCTCGACCAGGGCGAGGATGTCTGGCTGACGGAGGTGCGCGACTTCGCGACCGACGCGATGATGGCCCTCATCCGCGAGGATCTCGCCGCGCTCGGCGTGGAGATGGACAATTTCTACAGCGAGAAGTCGCTTTACGGCACCGGGCGGATCGAGGCTGCGCTCAAGACGCTCGACGAGAAGGGCCTGATCTATGTCGGTACGCTCGAGCCGCCCAAGGGCAAGCTGCCCGACGATTGGGAGGCGCGTGAGCAGACGCTGTTCAGATCTACCGAGCATGGCGACGATGTGGACCGGCCGGTCAAGAAATCGGACGGATCCTGGACCTATTTCGCGCCCGATATCGCCTACCATTACGACAAGATCGATCGTGGCTTCGACGCATTGATCGATGTCTTCGGCGCGGATCACGGCGGTTACGTCAAGCGGATGAAGGCCGCGGTCAGCGCTTTGTCGGACGGAAAGGTGCCGCTCGACATCAAGCTCTGCCAGCTCGTGAAGCTGTGGAAGAGCGGCGAGCCCTTCACGATGTCGAAGCGGGCAGGCAATTTCGTGACGCTCCGCGACGTCGTGGATGAGGTCGGGCCCGATGTGACGCGGTTCACCATGCTCACACGCAAGAACGATGCCCCGCTCGACTTCGACTTTGCCCGTGCGGTGGAGCAATCGAAAGAGAATCCGGTCTTTTACGTGCAATATGCCCATGCACGTATTCGTTCGGTCGAACGGAAGGCCGAAGCGCAGGGACTCCGGGCGACGGAACCCGTGCTGCGCGATCCGGCAGAATTCGCTGTGGCTCGCAAGCTTGCCG of Palleronia sp. LCG004 contains these proteins:
- a CDS encoding sodium:proton antiporter, encoding MENGGLDPVAAIALVGVLGVGSQWLAWRLKMPAIVLMLLAGVIAGPVLGIFDPARDIGPIYYPMISIAVAIILFEGGLTLNFHTLRDAAEGVKRLVFIGAPVGWLLCTLALRYGAGTSWETAAVFGGIMIVTGPTVIAPLLRSARLARRPAALLQWEAILNDPVGALAAVLAFEVVLVLRTAEQIGSAVWTLVFGIAFATALGFAGGYGMAWAYRRAKVPEYMKVPVLFVVILAVFALSNIVLHEAGLLAVTIMGVVIANANLASYEELRRFKEHATILLVSGVFILLAASLDFAALDQLTWRAALFVIVVLSVARPVAVLVSLATTKLPWRERIFVATTGPRGVVLIAVAGLFGERLTELGVSDGAIIGPLAFILVASSVVLHGFTLAPIARLLGLTAAETPGVILVGGSYWTTALAETLKKAKIPVLITDPNRGHLRRAREAGIETFFGDILSEGAEMRIELNGYKIVLAATDNDAYNTLVATDLAPHFGRENVYQIAREKNGHVRHALPSTLGGRSFVDEATYNELNRLMWNDWGFRTTRLTEEYTFDDWRERRPNARLLAWIDTSGEPHFVTEEDEIDAAPGVRLVSMLPPDEMEKIASERRETDDDTKSKEG
- the argS gene encoding arginine--tRNA ligase; its protein translation is MNLFAQMRDDVVEALDGLVADGTLPGGLDFANVTVEPPRDSAHGDMATNAAMVLAKPAGMKPRDIATALAEKLEAIDRVESAEVAGPGFLNLRLADGVWGEIVARINEDANFGRSDMGGSSRVNVEYVSANPTGPLHVGHTRGAVFGDALANLLAYTGWDVTREYYINDGGAQVDVLARSVYLRYLEAHGQEVAFADGTYPGDYLKEVGAALKDKVGDAYLDQGEDVWLTEVRDFATDAMMALIREDLAALGVEMDNFYSEKSLYGTGRIEAALKTLDEKGLIYVGTLEPPKGKLPDDWEAREQTLFRSTEHGDDVDRPVKKSDGSWTYFAPDIAYHYDKIDRGFDALIDVFGADHGGYVKRMKAAVSALSDGKVPLDIKLCQLVKLWKSGEPFTMSKRAGNFVTLRDVVDEVGPDVTRFTMLTRKNDAPLDFDFARAVEQSKENPVFYVQYAHARIRSVERKAEAQGLRATEPVLRDPAEFAVARKLAEWPRLVEIAARNHEPHRIAFYLYDLSSDFHSLWNRGNDDPGLRFLQEGNAQASAGKLALPRAVASVIASGLGILGVTPLEEMR